From Paenibacillus graminis, a single genomic window includes:
- a CDS encoding RNA polymerase sigma factor: protein MDELDELIEAYDHYFRDVYIFVLSLSRNEQIAEEITQETFYKAIKQIEQFRGDCKISVWLCQIAKNTYFTYIGKQRRFDPLQDQEETSGFNLEQKLIDQAEALNVHKVLHALNEPYKEVFMLRVFGELSFDHISQIFGRTESWARVTYHRARLRIQKLLMEDEQ from the coding sequence TTGGATGAACTAGACGAATTAATTGAAGCCTACGATCACTATTTCCGGGATGTGTATATTTTTGTGCTGTCATTAAGCCGGAATGAACAGATCGCTGAAGAAATTACGCAGGAGACGTTCTACAAGGCAATAAAGCAAATTGAACAGTTTAGGGGGGACTGTAAAATTAGCGTCTGGCTGTGTCAGATTGCGAAGAATACTTACTTCACCTATATCGGCAAGCAGCGGCGGTTCGATCCGCTTCAGGATCAGGAGGAGACGTCGGGATTCAATCTGGAACAAAAGCTCATCGACCAGGCCGAGGCTCTGAATGTTCACAAGGTTCTACATGCGTTAAATGAGCCTTATAAAGAGGTATTCATGCTTAGGGTGTTTGGGGAGCTGTCTTTTGATCACATCAGCCAGATTTTTGGCAGAACGGAAAGCTGGGCAAGAGTGACTTATCACCGGGCCAGGCTGAGAATACAGAAACTTTTGATGGAGGATGAACAATGA
- a CDS encoding zf-HC2 domain-containing protein, producing the protein MTRISCDVVQDILPLYHDDVCSAATRELVEEHLVECEDCRSYLNQIKSSFNVPVQAMEQNQLEVNGLQRFKRMWSRAQSAAFVKGLIVTASVAGILFLGYWGLFRWNVIPVSSDDISISNIRLRPNGEIAFQIQIKDGYGADRVIFKVHDDGGYYITPVHPVIRLNKSPNFNFVSGELFTNPDNVRAYEKKNHGKDVEITSIYYGPPNNPILVWKKGDKLPVRK; encoded by the coding sequence ATGACCCGAATCTCATGCGATGTCGTTCAGGATATCCTGCCTCTGTACCATGACGATGTATGCAGTGCGGCTACCAGGGAACTTGTGGAAGAACACCTTGTGGAGTGTGAAGATTGTCGTTCTTATCTGAATCAGATCAAATCAAGCTTCAATGTGCCAGTACAAGCCATGGAGCAGAATCAACTGGAGGTGAACGGGCTGCAAAGGTTCAAAAGGATGTGGAGCCGTGCCCAATCGGCAGCGTTTGTGAAAGGATTAATCGTGACTGCTTCCGTAGCTGGAATATTGTTTTTGGGGTATTGGGGTCTTTTTCGCTGGAATGTCATTCCCGTTTCTTCCGATGATATAAGTATCTCTAATATAAGACTTAGACCCAATGGTGAAATCGCCTTTCAAATTCAAATCAAGGATGGATACGGCGCCGATCGAGTGATCTTTAAGGTTCACGATGATGGAGGCTATTATATTACCCCCGTCCATCCTGTCATCAGATTGAATAAATCTCCAAATTTTAATTTTGTCAGTGGCGAGTTGTTCACCAATCCTGATAACGTAAGGGCCTACGAGAAAAAGAATCACGGAAAGGATGTGGAGATTACCTCCATATACTACGGGCCTCCGAACAATCCCATTCTAGTTTGGAAGAAAGGCGATAAACTGCCTGTGAGAAAATGA
- a CDS encoding extracellular solute-binding protein translates to MKRTWKRRLALGTCLMLGITGLAGCSDGNGNGDGNGDAGKQAADGGPTPISIWASLNTNVSITLKNMSEITAIKEWEKKTNIKTEFQHPAVGAETEQFNVMLASNKLPDVMFVYGDYSKLYNDGSIIRLNELIDQYAPNLKKILDDNPEVAKQLKADNGDIYAIPHLRLGKYKTFGGTFIRQDWLDELNLQQPETLDEWETVLKAFKEKKGVTAPLLFGAPPKMTTMGPAAPTFLEAYGITNTVYLKDGKVAFGPTEPEFKEFLTTFHRWYEEGLIDPDFATNDQKTYDAKILGSEAGAFFAFIGGGIGRYLPALQEKEPDANLTAVQYPVVNKGDEPMFTGRSWEWSGAGATITKSNKHPEETVKALDYFFSEVGHMLKNFGVEGVTYTMKDGYPTYTDEILKNPDGLSVVQAMAKHFIANYPLVGEDDDRYNEQYYQLQQQKDAVALFSKYSDNTLKVSLPPVSLTTEESSEYSKIMSDITTYRDEMFIKFVIGAEPVENFDKFVEQINKFNLKRAIEIQQAAVDRYNAR, encoded by the coding sequence ATGAAGAGAACATGGAAACGGCGGCTTGCGCTTGGTACCTGCCTGATGCTGGGGATCACAGGACTGGCTGGCTGCTCAGACGGGAACGGTAATGGCGACGGGAATGGGGATGCGGGAAAGCAGGCAGCAGATGGCGGTCCGACCCCGATCTCGATTTGGGCGTCGCTGAATACGAATGTCTCCATTACGCTGAAGAACATGAGTGAGATTACGGCAATTAAGGAATGGGAGAAAAAGACCAACATCAAGACGGAATTCCAGCATCCCGCTGTGGGTGCGGAAACGGAGCAGTTCAATGTCATGCTGGCTTCCAACAAGCTGCCGGATGTGATGTTCGTCTATGGAGACTATTCCAAGCTGTATAATGACGGGTCGATCATCCGGCTCAATGAGCTTATCGACCAGTATGCACCGAATCTGAAGAAGATTCTGGATGACAATCCTGAGGTCGCCAAACAATTGAAAGCGGATAACGGCGACATCTATGCAATTCCCCATCTGCGGCTGGGCAAATACAAAACCTTCGGCGGCACATTCATCCGCCAGGACTGGCTGGACGAACTTAACCTGCAGCAGCCGGAGACGCTGGATGAATGGGAGACGGTGCTGAAGGCCTTTAAGGAAAAGAAAGGTGTCACCGCGCCGCTTCTGTTCGGTGCACCGCCAAAGATGACAACGATGGGACCGGCCGCGCCGACCTTTCTGGAGGCCTACGGTATTACGAATACGGTCTATCTAAAAGACGGCAAGGTGGCGTTCGGCCCGACCGAGCCTGAATTCAAGGAATTCCTGACCACGTTCCACCGCTGGTATGAGGAAGGCCTGATTGATCCCGATTTCGCGACCAATGACCAGAAAACCTATGATGCCAAGATTCTGGGCAGCGAAGCAGGCGCGTTCTTCGCTTTCATTGGCGGCGGCATCGGCCGCTATCTGCCTGCGCTGCAGGAGAAGGAACCGGATGCCAATCTGACGGCGGTCCAGTATCCGGTAGTGAACAAGGGAGATGAGCCGATGTTCACCGGGCGGTCGTGGGAATGGAGCGGAGCCGGGGCCACGATAACCAAGAGCAACAAACATCCCGAAGAAACGGTCAAAGCGCTGGATTACTTTTTTAGTGAAGTGGGCCATATGCTGAAGAACTTTGGCGTGGAAGGCGTCACCTATACGATGAAGGACGGGTATCCGACCTATACGGATGAGATCCTGAAGAATCCGGACGGACTGTCTGTGGTTCAGGCGATGGCGAAACATTTTATTGCCAATTACCCCTTAGTAGGCGAGGATGACGACCGGTATAACGAGCAGTATTATCAGCTGCAGCAGCAGAAGGATGCGGTAGCGCTCTTTTCCAAGTATAGCGACAACACGCTCAAGGTCAGCCTTCCCCCGGTCAGCCTGACCACAGAGGAGTCGAGCGAGTACAGCAAAATCATGAGCGACATCACTACCTACCGTGACGAGATGTTCATTAAGTTCGTCATCGGAGCGGAGCCGGTAGAGAACTTCGATAAATTTGTTGAGCAGATCAACAAATTCAATCTCAAGCGGGCGATTGAGATTCAGCAGGCGGCTGTGGACCGTTACAACGCCAGATAA
- a CDS encoding ABC transporter permease, with protein sequence MPHKLSLIWLNYKKNKAIYWMALPVVLYFLVFKYLPMYGAVIAFKEYTVGKGIWGSDWVGLQHFRDFFQSYYFWRILKNTLVLSFYQLLFGFPAPILLALLLNELRQEMFKRTVQTVSYIPHFISIVVICGMVVDFSSRDGLFNSIITFFGGESSALLSDPGNFRTIYTASSIWQELGFSTIIYLAALSGINPELYDASKVDGASRIRQVWHITLPGIIPMIVILLILRIGGLMEIGFEKIILLYNPNVYDTADVISTFVYRKGISESAEFSYTTAVGLFQSVINFILLIGANRLSKAVSDNKLF encoded by the coding sequence ATGCCGCACAAGCTTTCCCTGATATGGCTGAATTACAAAAAAAACAAAGCGATTTATTGGATGGCCCTTCCGGTGGTGTTATATTTTCTCGTATTCAAATATCTGCCGATGTACGGGGCGGTTATCGCTTTTAAGGAGTATACGGTAGGCAAAGGAATCTGGGGCAGTGATTGGGTGGGGCTGCAGCATTTCCGGGATTTTTTCCAGAGCTATTATTTCTGGCGGATTCTGAAGAATACGCTGGTCTTAAGCTTTTATCAGCTGCTGTTCGGATTTCCGGCCCCGATTCTTCTTGCCCTGCTGCTTAATGAGCTGAGGCAGGAAATGTTCAAGCGCACGGTGCAGACGGTTTCCTACATTCCGCATTTTATCTCGATTGTGGTCATCTGCGGAATGGTGGTCGATTTCTCGTCCCGCGACGGGCTGTTCAACTCCATTATTACCTTTTTTGGCGGTGAGAGCAGTGCGCTGCTGAGTGATCCGGGCAATTTCCGCACGATTTATACCGCTTCCTCCATTTGGCAGGAGCTCGGATTCTCGACGATTATTTATTTGGCTGCGCTTAGCGGGATTAATCCTGAGCTGTACGATGCCTCCAAAGTGGATGGAGCCAGCCGGATTCGCCAGGTTTGGCATATTACGCTGCCGGGGATCATTCCGATGATTGTCATTCTGCTCATTCTGCGCATTGGCGGACTGATGGAGATCGGCTTCGAGAAGATCATCCTTCTCTATAATCCGAATGTCTACGATACGGCGGATGTAATCTCCACCTTCGTCTACCGCAAGGGGATCAGTGAAAGCGCTGAGTTCAGCTATACCACTGCCGTGGGTCTGTTTCAGTCGGTCATTAACTTTATCCTGTTGATCGGCGCCAACCGTCTGTCGAAGGCGGTATCCGACAATAAGCTGTTCTAG
- a CDS encoding carbohydrate ABC transporter permease — protein MKIKRTAGERLFDGANVLLMIALIVLTLYPLWHVLNASLSDSGRLMAHRGLLLFPEGFNLDSYKLVLSNPSILSGYRNTLVIVVLGTALNLLFTILGAYTLSRKSFMLRNPIMLAIVFTMFFNGGIIPTYLLINNTLHMGNSLLALIVPGLVSSYNLIIMRTAFQEISESLLESARIDGAGEVRILWRIVVPLSMPVIAVMVLFYGVAHWNSWFGAILYIRDRSLYPLQLVLREILIQNSTDSMTTSAAMGDKEAIGESVKYATVMVATLPILLIYPFLQKYFVKGVMIGAIKE, from the coding sequence ATGAAAATAAAAAGAACGGCAGGAGAACGGCTGTTTGACGGGGCAAATGTGCTGCTAATGATCGCATTGATTGTCTTAACCCTGTATCCGCTGTGGCATGTTCTGAATGCATCGCTTAGCGACTCCGGCCGGCTGATGGCTCACCGGGGGCTGCTGCTGTTCCCTGAAGGGTTCAACCTGGACAGCTACAAGCTGGTGCTGAGCAATCCAAGCATTCTGTCCGGCTACCGGAATACCCTCGTGATTGTGGTGCTGGGGACGGCGCTGAATCTGCTCTTCACCATTCTGGGTGCCTATACCCTGTCCCGTAAAAGCTTCATGCTCCGCAATCCGATCATGCTCGCTATTGTGTTCACGATGTTTTTCAACGGCGGAATTATACCGACCTATCTGCTGATCAACAACACACTGCATATGGGGAATAGTCTGCTGGCCCTGATTGTACCGGGACTGGTCAGCAGTTATAATCTGATCATTATGCGGACAGCGTTCCAGGAGATTTCCGAGAGTCTGCTGGAATCAGCCAGAATAGATGGTGCGGGAGAGGTGCGCATCCTCTGGCGGATTGTAGTCCCCTTATCCATGCCGGTAATCGCCGTAATGGTTCTTTTTTATGGCGTTGCCCATTGGAACTCCTGGTTTGGAGCCATTCTATATATCCGCGACCGCAGCCTGTATCCGCTTCAGCTGGTGCTGCGGGAAATTCTGATCCAGAACAGTACGGACTCCATGACGACCAGCGCAGCCATGGGCGACAAAGAGGCGATCGGAGAAAGTGTGAAATACGCTACAGTTATGGTGGCTACACTACCCATTCTGCTGATCTATCCGTTTCTGCAGAAATATTTTGTGAAAGGCGTTATGATTGGTGCCATTAAAGAGTAA
- a CDS encoding helix-turn-helix domain-containing protein produces the protein MKKKSILMSWSISYLVILLIPITIGAAVFAESRSLLKEEVNRSNMVLLSQVQENIDSQIGDIGSISSQLMADSQLSSFINHASEQDARWRLMALDLIKNLKSIRSGNGLIRELYLYVKSADVALSSSSLVSKNFLYEIFYEGTGVTEREWTQLMQESRESVFRKMEVRSEDQRIEETLVYLQPFPIQVAEDSPATFVVTLDPDRFQQAIDNVRLEKESTVFILDRDGRTLFSTGPIETPYTINAYLKLNQDIGKRTGTTEWNGESVTVSQISSKVQDWQYVSIIPTRIYAKKLTVIRNITFAGIAAGLLIGGIAAWWFTRRNYRPIGRIMNIISDKVKWKLEQPDNEFGILQTVLTRAWEEQDQFATRLKEQQTMVRSSFLARLLKGRVQAGTELAAEMERLGIRFDTDSFAVLLLHIENYEGLFRTREPEDKEKKIQFVHLILTNVMEELMGAVGPVYSAEMDGRIAFLVNIREGAEEASQRLIKAAGEARHFIQSRFYVYFSVGVSSIRQSIEEIAVCFRESEEALEYRLILGIGQIIDQNRIRQPKEELYYPLDLERQLVNYIASGNYARSTEVMNEILMTNFAGEPLSVELARCLMFELIGTMLKATEQIKADDRKEMNPRNDLIRQLFACETFEEIEAELLRILETVCQLVHERKRSHNAELKDQLVEFIHENYADVNLGLTHLSERFRFHPTYVSKYFKEQTGVNVIDYINQYRIEASKRILQEDERTVQEVSERVGFLNSNSFIRVFKKYEGITPGQYRQNNRLMHHES, from the coding sequence ATGAAAAAGAAGAGTATCCTAATGTCCTGGAGCATCTCTTATCTGGTGATCCTGCTCATTCCGATTACGATCGGGGCAGCGGTCTTTGCCGAGTCCCGCAGCCTGCTGAAGGAAGAAGTGAACCGCTCCAATATGGTTCTGCTGTCCCAGGTACAGGAGAACATCGACAGCCAGATCGGGGATATCGGCAGCATCAGCAGCCAGCTTATGGCGGATTCCCAGCTCAGCAGCTTCATCAATCACGCCTCCGAGCAGGATGCCAGATGGCGGCTGATGGCGCTTGATCTGATCAAAAATCTTAAATCTATCCGCAGCGGGAACGGTCTGATCCGTGAATTGTATCTCTATGTGAAGTCTGCCGATGTTGCGCTGTCTTCCTCATCGCTCGTGTCTAAGAACTTTTTGTATGAGATCTTTTATGAGGGGACCGGGGTCACCGAGCGGGAATGGACTCAGCTGATGCAGGAATCCCGTGAAAGTGTGTTCCGTAAGATGGAGGTACGCAGCGAGGACCAGCGCATTGAGGAAACGCTGGTGTATCTTCAGCCTTTTCCTATTCAGGTAGCGGAGGACAGTCCGGCGACGTTTGTGGTCACTTTGGACCCTGACCGGTTCCAGCAGGCGATTGATAATGTGCGTCTGGAGAAGGAAAGCACCGTATTCATACTGGACCGGGACGGACGGACGTTATTTTCCACCGGGCCTATTGAAACCCCTTACACCATCAATGCTTATTTGAAGCTTAACCAGGATATAGGAAAAAGGACAGGAACAACAGAGTGGAACGGGGAATCGGTGACAGTCTCGCAGATTTCCTCCAAGGTGCAGGACTGGCAATATGTCTCGATCATCCCCACGCGTATTTATGCTAAGAAGCTGACGGTGATCCGCAATATTACCTTTGCCGGGATAGCGGCGGGGCTGCTGATCGGAGGCATCGCGGCGTGGTGGTTCACCCGGAGAAATTACCGGCCGATTGGCCGGATCATGAATATTATCTCAGACAAAGTCAAATGGAAGCTGGAGCAGCCGGACAATGAGTTCGGCATTCTGCAGACTGTGCTGACCCGTGCCTGGGAAGAGCAGGACCAATTCGCTACGAGGCTAAAGGAGCAGCAGACCATGGTGCGCAGCAGTTTTCTGGCTAGACTGCTCAAGGGAAGGGTGCAGGCAGGGACAGAGCTTGCTGCGGAAATGGAGCGTCTGGGCATACGCTTCGACACGGATTCTTTTGCAGTGCTGCTTCTGCATATCGAGAACTATGAGGGGCTGTTCCGCACCAGAGAACCGGAGGACAAGGAGAAGAAAATTCAGTTTGTCCACCTGATTCTTACGAACGTGATGGAGGAGTTGATGGGCGCTGTCGGCCCGGTCTATTCTGCGGAGATGGATGGAAGAATTGCCTTTCTGGTCAATATCCGGGAAGGCGCTGAAGAAGCGTCTCAACGGTTGATTAAGGCTGCCGGGGAAGCCCGGCATTTCATTCAATCGCGGTTCTACGTGTATTTCTCGGTAGGCGTAAGCAGCATCCGCCAATCCATAGAAGAGATCGCCGTCTGCTTCCGGGAATCGGAGGAGGCGCTCGAATACCGGCTGATTCTGGGCATTGGCCAGATTATTGACCAGAACCGGATCCGCCAGCCCAAAGAAGAGCTGTATTATCCGCTCGATCTGGAGAGACAGCTCGTCAATTATATCGCCTCAGGCAACTATGCCCGCTCCACCGAAGTCATGAATGAGATCCTCATGACCAATTTTGCTGGGGAGCCCCTTTCCGTAGAGCTGGCCCGCTGCCTGATGTTCGAGCTGATCGGCACGATGCTGAAGGCCACCGAGCAGATTAAAGCGGATGACCGGAAGGAAATGAACCCGCGTAATGATCTGATCCGGCAGCTGTTCGCCTGTGAAACCTTCGAGGAGATTGAAGCGGAGCTGCTGCGGATTCTGGAGACGGTCTGCCAGCTGGTTCATGAGCGCAAGCGCTCGCATAATGCGGAGCTGAAGGATCAGCTCGTAGAATTCATTCATGAGAACTATGCGGATGTGAATCTGGGGCTGACGCATTTGTCCGAACGCTTCCGCTTTCACCCGACCTATGTCTCCAAGTATTTCAAGGAACAGACCGGAGTTAACGTCATCGATTATATCAACCAATACAGGATTGAAGCGTCAAAAAGGATTCTGCAGGAGGATGAACGGACTGTGCAGGAGGTATCCGAGCGTGTGGGCTTCCTGAACAGCAACTCCTTCATCCGTGTCTTCAAGAAATATGAGGGGATCACCCCCGGCCAGTATAGACAGAACAACCGGCTGATGCATCACGAAAGCTGA
- a CDS encoding glycoside hydrolase family 88 protein: MWTKAIEDALGVTKRNIERFGDRFPHVSMGDEHYSLNNNTEWTAGFWSGILWLCSEYAEDSIYREQAVRTVRNFRTRMDHKIIFDHHDIGFLYSLSSKAQWILERDAAARHLTLEAADMLMKRWRESAGLIQAWGREGDPVNGGRIIIDCLLNLPLLLWASEQTGDPSYRRAAELHARKARRFLVRGDDSSYHTFYFDPATGEAIRGGTHQGYNDGSTWTRGQAWGIYGFALISRYLQSAEMLETAKRLGRYFVAHLPEDQVAYWDFNAPVGPDTKRDSSASAIAACGLLEIAGQLPADDPERRVFRGAAEASMKSLAENYSTQGAEDAEGLLKHGSYSVRGGDSPDDYTIWGDYYYLEALMRLERGIPGYWYER, translated from the coding sequence ATGTGGACGAAAGCGATTGAAGATGCGCTTGGCGTAACTAAACGTAATATTGAGAGATTTGGTGACCGGTTCCCCCATGTAAGTATGGGCGATGAGCACTATTCGCTGAATAACAACACGGAATGGACAGCGGGATTCTGGTCGGGCATTCTATGGCTGTGCTCTGAATATGCTGAAGATTCCATCTATCGTGAGCAGGCGGTAAGAACGGTCCGGAATTTCCGTACCCGCATGGATCACAAGATTATCTTTGACCATCATGATATCGGCTTTCTGTACTCGCTGTCCTCTAAGGCGCAGTGGATACTCGAGCGGGACGCCGCAGCCCGACATCTGACGTTGGAGGCGGCGGACATGTTAATGAAGCGCTGGCGGGAGTCAGCAGGACTTATTCAGGCCTGGGGGCGGGAAGGCGACCCGGTCAATGGCGGGCGGATTATTATTGACTGCCTGCTTAATCTGCCGCTGCTGCTCTGGGCTTCGGAGCAGACCGGAGATCCTTCTTACCGCCGTGCGGCTGAGCTTCATGCCCGGAAGGCCCGCCGTTTTCTGGTGCGCGGCGATGATTCGAGCTACCATACCTTCTATTTCGATCCGGCTACCGGAGAGGCAATCCGGGGCGGGACACATCAGGGCTACAATGACGGGTCCACCTGGACCCGGGGACAGGCCTGGGGGATCTATGGCTTCGCTCTGATCAGCCGCTATTTGCAGAGTGCGGAGATGCTGGAGACGGCGAAGCGCCTGGGGCGTTATTTTGTGGCCCATCTGCCGGAAGACCAGGTGGCGTACTGGGACTTTAACGCCCCTGTGGGGCCAGATACGAAGCGGGATAGCTCCGCCTCAGCCATTGCTGCCTGCGGACTGCTTGAGATCGCCGGACAACTGCCGGCGGATGATCCAGAGCGGCGGGTTTTCAGGGGGGCGGCTGAGGCCTCCATGAAGTCACTGGCAGAGAATTATTCCACGCAAGGTGCTGAAGACGCAGAGGGTTTATTGAAGCATGGCTCCTACTCTGTAAGAGGTGGTGATTCCCCTGATGATTACACGATCTGGGGTGATTATTACTATCTGGAAGCGCTGATGCGCCTGGAGCGGGGAATCCCGGGGTATTGGTACGAGCGGTAG
- a CDS encoding cell wall hydrolase, whose product MAIGDPLTSKSQLYGRDSTDLLARTLLGETENDSASRVGVAWVVINRKNDKIYEFKNQNSIEEVVLAPWAFSCFNEGDVNLAKCLRPNTSSQIWKNCVSVAQNVASLENPIGDKLFYTQVDVFNANTKTENGKLLYKMSGKWVVITSKVLKGEHMFFNYQH is encoded by the coding sequence ATGGCAATTGGTGATCCACTAACTTCGAAAAGTCAGCTTTACGGGCGGGACAGCACTGATCTGTTGGCAAGAACACTACTCGGCGAAACAGAAAATGACTCTGCATCACGTGTTGGTGTTGCATGGGTTGTTATCAACCGGAAGAATGATAAAATATACGAATTCAAAAATCAGAATAGTATCGAAGAGGTTGTACTTGCTCCATGGGCCTTCTCCTGTTTTAATGAAGGTGATGTTAACTTAGCTAAATGCCTCAGACCAAATACATCAAGTCAAATTTGGAAAAACTGTGTTTCTGTCGCTCAAAATGTTGCTTCTCTTGAAAATCCAATCGGAGACAAATTGTTTTATACTCAAGTCGATGTTTTCAACGCAAATACCAAAACTGAAAATGGAAAACTTTTGTATAAAATGAGTGGTAAATGGGTAGTTATCACTTCTAAAGTTCTGAAAGGTGAACACATGTTTTTCAACTATCAGCACTAA